The Medicago truncatula cultivar Jemalong A17 chromosome 4, MtrunA17r5.0-ANR, whole genome shotgun sequence genome includes a region encoding these proteins:
- the LOC11418157 gene encoding putative disease resistance protein At4g11170 isoform X1, producing the protein MAYLFSRASQIIYARQYIHSGSKALPYGIVARKSNFEMRPFWYSCTNHVCEGAAEKAMSNNAPQPKYDVFVNFRGEDIRHGFLGHLAKAFSRKQINAFVDDKLKRGDDISNSLVEAIEGSFISLIIFSENYASSSWCLEELLKIIDCKEKYGQIVIPVFYGVDPTNVRHLKKSYGNAFAELEKRHSSLKVQIWRYALNKSANLSGIKSLDYRNDAELLEEIINLVMKRLSKHPINTKGLIGIGKPMAHLESLLRQESEKVRVIGIWGMGGIGKTTIAEEIFKQNCSEYEGCCFLAKVSEELGRHGITFLKEKLFSRLLAEDVKIDSPNGLSSYIERRIGRMKVLIVLDDVKEEGQIEMLFGTLDWLLSDSRIIVTTRDMQVLICNEVDHVYEVGVLDSSEALELFNLNAFKQRHLETVYFELSKKVIDYAKGIPLVLKVLAHMLRGKNKEVWESQLDKLKRLPVQKVHDVMRLSYDDLDRLEKKYFLDIACFFNGLNLKVDYMKLLLKDCESDNSVAVGLERLRDKALITISEDNIISMHDILQEMGREVVRQESSADPRKRSRLWDHDDICDVLENDKGTDVIRSISVDLSGRRKLMLSSHAFAKMTNLQFLDFRGEYEFGEDFLWNQKYDRDCLVLLPQGLQSFPTDLRYLSWMNYPLKSFPEKFSAKNLVILDLSDSLVEKLWCGVQDLVNLKEVRLSYSKFLKELPDFSKATNLKVLNMAHCHNLKSVHPSIFSLDKLVHLDLSLCFSLTTFASNSHLSSLHYLNLGSCKSLRTFSVTTYNLIELDLTNICINALPSSFGCQSRLEILVLRYSEIESIPSSIKNLTRLRKLDIRFCSKLLVLPELPSSVETLLVECRSLKTVLFPSTVSEQFKENKKRIEFWNCWNLDEHSLINIGLNLQMNLIKFTYQHLSTLEHDHVESYVDYKDNFDSYQAVYVYPGSSIPEWLEYKTTKDDMIVDLSPHYLSPLLGFVFCFVLAKDIHYCDRIELNITTNDAEGDDEKGGVNIYMDRTRLGIASDHVCMIYDQPFSHYLTSIANNKRRFKIKVTARTEINVYRMRPEVELKGLGISPINHSTYRNLIQQMGIV; encoded by the exons GGTGCAGCAGAAAAGGCAATGTCTAACAATGCTCCTCAACCAAAGTATGATGTTTTCGTAAACTTTAGGGGTGAGGACATCCGCCACGGCTTTCTTGGCCATTTGGCTAAGGCTTTTTCTCGAAAGCAAATAAATGcctttgttgatgacaaacttAAGAGGGGAGATGACATATCGAATTCACTTGTAGAAGCAATAGAAGGATCATTCATTTCATTgatcatattctcagaaaactATGCTTCTTCAAGTTGGTGTTTAGAagaacttttgaaaataattgattgCAAAGAGAAATATGGACAGATTGTAATACCTGTTTTCTATGGGGTAGATCCTACAAACGTACGACATCTAAAAAAGAGTTATGGAAATGCATTTGCTGAACTTGAAAAAAGGCATAGTTCGTTGAAGGTGCAGATATGGAGATATGCTTTGAACAAATCTGCTAACTTGTCAGGAATTAAGTCATTAGATTATCG GAATGACGCCGAACTACTTGAAGAAATCATCAATCTTGTGATGAAAAGGTTGAGCAAGCACCCTATTAACACAAAAGGACTTATTGGAATTGGCAAACCAATGGCTCATTTAGAATCGTTGTTACGTCAAGAGTCAGAAAAGGTTCGTGTTATTGGAATTTGGGGTATGGGAGGTATTGGCAAGACAACTATTGCCGAagaaatttttaaacaaaattgctCTGAATATGAAGGTTGTTGTTTTTTGGCAAAGGTAAGTGAAGAATTAGGAAGACATGGAAtaacatttttgaaagaaaaactttTTTCTAGACTATTAGCAGAAGATGTGAAAATCGATTCACCAAATGGGTTGTCTAGTTATATTGAGAGAAGGATTGGCCGTATGAAGGTCCTTATTGTTCTTGATGACGTTAAGGAAGAAGGTCAGATAGAGATGTTATTTGGAACACTTGATTGGCTTCTATCTGATAGTAGGATAATTGTCACAACTAGAGACATGCAAGTACTTATTTGTAATGAAGTTGATCATGTATATGAGGTTGGGGTATTGGATTCTAGTGAAGCACTTGAGCTTTTCAACTTGAATGCATTTAAACAACGTCATCTTGAAACGGTGTACTTTGAGCTATCAAAGAAGGTGATCGATTATGCCAAAGGAATTCCATTAGTTCTTAAAGTTTTGGCTCATATGCTTcgtggaaaaaataaagaagtaTGGGAAAGTCAGCTAGACAAACTTAAAAGACTGCCAGTTCAAAAAGTTCATGATGTAATGAGACTAAGTTATGATGATCTTGATCGTTTAgagaaaaagtattttttagatATTGCATGTTTCTTCAACGGGTTGAATTTGAAAGTGGATTACATGAAACTTTTATTGAAAGATTGTGAAAGCGATAATTCAGTGGCTGTTGGTTTAGAAAGGTTGAGAGATAAAGCTCTTATAACTATTTCTGAAGATAATATTATATCTATGCATGACATTCTACAAGAAATGGGTCGGGAGGTTGTTCGCCAAGAATCTAGTGCAGACCCTAGAAAACGCAGTCGATTATGGGATCATGATGACATTTGTGATGTATTGGAAAATGACAAG GGTACTGATGTTATTAGAAGCATAAGTGTAGACTTGTCAGGAAGAAGAAAGCTGATGTTAAGCTCTCATGCATTTGCTAAGATGACCAACCTGCAATTTTTGGATTTTCGTGGTGAATATGAATTCGGTGAAGACTTTTTATGGAATCAGAAATACGACCGAGACTGTTTGGTTCTTCTTCCTCAAGGGCTTCAATCTTTTCCAACTGATCTAAGATATCTTTCTTGGATGAATTACCCTCTAAAATCATTCCCAGAGAAGTTTTCTGCAAAGAATCTTGTTATATTGGACTTGTCAGATAGTCTAGTGGAAAAGCTTTGGTGTGGAGTGCAG GATCTAGTTAATTTAAAAGAGGTTAGACTCTCCTATTCGAAATTCCTGAAGGAGTTACCTGACTTTTCAAAAGCTACTAATCTTAAAGTATTGAATATGGCACATTGTCATAATTTGAAAAGCGTCCATCCATCTATTTTCTCTCTTGACAAGCTTGTGCATTTGGACCTAAGTCTTTGCTTTTCCCTTACAACATTTGCAAGCAATTCCCATTTAAGCTCCCTCCATTATCTCAACCTTGGATCTTGCAAGAGCCTAAGGACATTCTCAGTGacaacttataatttaattGAACTAGATCTAACTAACATTTGTATCAATGCACTGCCATCATCTTTTGGATGTCAAAGCAGGCTAGAAATACTGGTTTTAAGATACAGTGAAATTGAGAGCATACCTTCAAGCATCAAGAATCTTACAAGACTAAGAAAATTAGACATACGATTTTGCTCAAAGCTCCTGGTTCTACCCGAGCTTCCTTCATCAGTTGAAACTCTACTTGTTGAATGTAGATCACTGAAGACTGTATTGTTCCCTTCAACAGTTTCTGAACAATTCAAGGAAAACAAGAAAAGGATTGAGTTCTGGAATTGCTGGAACTTGGATGAACATTCTCTCATAAATATTGGGTTGAATCTGCAAATGAATTTGATAAAGTTTACATATCAACATTTATCGACACTGGAACATGATCACGTTGAAAGTTATGTTGATTACAAAGATAACTTTGATTCTTATCAAGCAGTGTATGTTTATCCTGGAAGTAGTATTCCAGAGTGGTTGGAGTACAAGACAACAAAGGATGACATGATTGTTGATCTCTCTCCACATTATCTCTCCCCTTTGCTGGGCTTTGTTTTTTGCTTTGTCCTTGCTAAGGACATCCATTATTGTGACCGAATTGAATTGAACATCACTACAAATGATGCTGAAGGTGACGATGAAAAGGGTGGCGTCAATATATACATGGATAGAACACGTCTCGGTATTGCATCAGATCATGTGTGCATGATATACGACCAACCATTTTCTCACTACCTAACTAGCATAGCAAACAATAAGAGAAGGTTTAAAATCAAGGTTACGGCAAGGACAGAAATCAATGTCTATAGAATGAGACCAGAGGTTGAATTAAAAGGGTTAGGAATCAGCCCCATAAACCACTCAACATATAGGAATCTCATTCAACAAATGGGAATTGTTTGA